Proteins from a genomic interval of Candidatus Methanoperedens sp.:
- a CDS encoding WxcM-like domain-containing protein, with protein sequence MLEKFLHFKTLASSQNQRDERRMVEERGELSQIVNGECFRHLVFIDIKKGFFRGKHYHINHEETFYVISGTVKAVFEHTGTKERLIRIMKAGDKVTVLPECAHVILALEYSQLVHFSRDEYDPADTYPYDFEGL encoded by the coding sequence ATGCTGGAAAAATTTCTTCATTTCAAAACACTTGCTTCATCCCAGAACCAGAGAGATGAACGAAGGATGGTGGAAGAACGCGGGGAATTATCCCAGATAGTGAACGGGGAATGTTTCAGGCACCTGGTTTTTATAGATATCAAAAAAGGGTTTTTCAGGGGGAAGCATTATCATATCAATCACGAGGAAACTTTTTACGTTATCAGCGGGACTGTTAAAGCGGTATTCGAGCATACCGGCACAAAAGAACGCCTGATAAGAATAATGAAAGCAGGCGATAAGGTCACAGTGCTCCCGGAATGCGCCCATGTGATTTTAGCACTTGAGTACTCACAGCTCGTTCACTTTTCCAGGGATGAGTATGACCCTGCAGACACATATCCTTATGATTTCGAAGGGCTATGA
- a CDS encoding N-acetyltransferase translates to MLRKATIKDVEKIWKLVNNYADKRIMLPRSLSELYENLRDFYVVIENDQMVGCGALHITWEDYGEILSLAVEPSKVRQGIGSKILKACEEEARTLGLNKLITLTYAPEFFEKQGFVRVKKSTLPHKIWSMCIKCPKFPECDEIPLVKKIN, encoded by the coding sequence TTGTTAAGAAAAGCCACCATCAAAGACGTTGAAAAGATATGGAAACTTGTCAACAATTACGCCGATAAGCGCATAATGCTTCCCCGCTCACTTAGCGAATTGTATGAGAACCTGAGAGATTTTTACGTGGTCATAGAAAATGACCAGATGGTGGGCTGCGGGGCGCTTCATATAACGTGGGAGGATTACGGTGAGATCCTCTCCCTTGCGGTCGAGCCTTCAAAGGTGAGGCAGGGGATAGGTTCAAAGATACTCAAAGCATGCGAGGAGGAAGCACGGACCCTTGGATTGAATAAACTTATCACTTTGACCTATGCGCCGGAGTTCTTTGAAAAGCAGGGTTTTGTAAGAGTAAAGAAGAGCACGCTGCCGCATAAGATTTGGAGCATGTGCATCAAATGCCCCAAGTTCCCCGAATGTGATGAGATACCTCTCGTGAAGAAAATAAATTGA
- the purB gene encoding adenylosuccinate lyase, with amino-acid sequence MAIHPIEYRYGHPEMKAVWTEENRLQKMLSVEAALAKAEALAGYVPKGIDEKIAPGAGKVKLERVKEIEDEIHHDVMAVVLALAEQSGDAGKWVHFGATSNDILDTATALQIKDAVLILRKETVKLRSLLLDMALSHKNTVCAGRTHGQIGIPTTYGLRFAIWASEIDRHIERLDQLMPRATAGKMSGAVGTQAAFGKKGIEIQKKTMEFLGVHAADVSNQIIQRDRHAEFVMWMANTVTTLDKICIEIRSLARSEIAEVEESFGKKQVGSSTMPHKRNPIKSEQVCGLARIVRAMVEPELCNNTLWDERDLTNSSCERVVFPESCILTDHVIRLTSSIIQNLRFYPGNIRKNLDLLNGLNMGEAIMMELGKKGVGRQEAHEIVRQCAMSARETGRHMKDILAENETVSKYMSGNDIIRIMEPDNYIGTAVEQVESLVEKLKKRG; translated from the coding sequence ATGGCAATCCACCCTATCGAGTACCGCTACGGGCATCCTGAAATGAAAGCGGTATGGACCGAAGAGAACCGCCTCCAAAAAATGCTTTCTGTTGAAGCAGCACTGGCAAAAGCTGAGGCGCTCGCAGGTTATGTCCCCAAAGGAATAGATGAGAAAATAGCCCCGGGCGCAGGAAAAGTAAAACTTGAGAGGGTGAAAGAGATAGAGGATGAGATCCACCACGACGTGATGGCGGTGGTACTCGCGCTGGCAGAGCAATCCGGGGATGCGGGGAAATGGGTTCATTTCGGCGCCACTTCCAATGATATCCTGGATACTGCCACGGCTCTTCAAATAAAAGATGCAGTTTTGATCCTTAGAAAAGAGACGGTAAAATTACGCTCGCTGCTTCTTGATATGGCGTTATCCCATAAGAACACGGTATGCGCAGGCCGCACTCACGGGCAGATCGGTATTCCTACCACCTACGGCCTGCGTTTTGCGATATGGGCATCCGAGATCGACAGGCACATCGAGCGCCTTGACCAGTTAATGCCGCGGGCCACAGCTGGCAAGATGAGCGGGGCCGTGGGAACCCAGGCAGCTTTTGGGAAAAAAGGCATTGAGATACAGAAAAAAACAATGGAATTCCTGGGGGTCCATGCCGCGGATGTTTCGAATCAGATAATACAGCGGGACAGGCATGCGGAATTCGTGATGTGGATGGCGAATACTGTCACAACCCTTGATAAGATATGCATCGAGATAAGAAGCCTTGCACGGAGCGAAATAGCTGAAGTGGAAGAGAGTTTTGGCAAGAAGCAGGTGGGTTCTTCCACGATGCCGCATAAGCGCAATCCCATAAAGTCGGAACAGGTCTGCGGGCTGGCAAGAATTGTGAGGGCGATGGTAGAACCTGAACTCTGCAATAACACCCTCTGGGATGAACGGGATCTCACCAATTCCTCGTGCGAGCGTGTGGTATTTCCTGAATCCTGCATCCTTACTGACCATGTGATACGCCTGACTTCAAGCATTATCCAGAACCTGCGCTTCTACCCCGGGAATATCAGGAAGAACCTGGACCTGCTCAACGGCCTGAACATGGGTGAGGCAATAATGATGGAACTGGGCAAGAAAGGCGTGGGAAGGCAGGAAGCCCATGAGATCGTACGGCAATGCGCCATGTCGGCCCGTGAAACGGGAAGGCACATGAAAGATATTCTGGCCGAAAATGAAACTGTGTCGAAATACATGTCCGGGAACGATATAATCAGGATAATGGAGCCGGATAACTATATAGGTACGGCAGTAGAACAGGTGGAATCCCTTGTCGAAAAGCTTAAAAAAAGAGGATAA